Proteins from a genomic interval of Papaver somniferum cultivar HN1 chromosome 4, ASM357369v1, whole genome shotgun sequence:
- the LOC113275107 gene encoding ACT domain-containing protein ACR8-like, with amino-acid sequence MEWSGCLNEYEKLVIRMNTPRVEIDNAVCASSTLVKIDSAQKDGILLEAVQILTDLNLSIKKAYISSDGRWFMDVFHVTDQNGNKLTDESVISYLEQSFNTSNNTVKPNELNGLTVLELTGTDRLGLLSEVFAVLSDLQCNVVESKVWTHNGRIASLIYVKDIDSGCPIEDSLKISKIESRLRNVLKGDNDIRSAKTTVSSIAVTHTERRLHQMMFADRDYEKKPDDDSPIVTVQNWAERGYSVVNVMCKDRPKLFFDVVCTLTDMQYVVFHGTIDTTGNQAQQEFYIRHSDGTPISSEAERQRVIQCLVASVERRASEGVRLELCTADRQGLLSDVTRTFRENGLNVARAEISTKDDMAHNIFYVTDTAGYQVSSRTIEEVRERIGLDDLIVKDPPCSIPKVSWDDSPAGGVGGAVLVSLGSLVRRHLYSLSSIIHRA; translated from the exons ATGGAATGGTCTGGTTGTCTCAATGAATATGAAAAGCTTGTCATCAGAATGAACACACCAAG AGTTGAAATTGACAATGCTGTTTGTGCTTCTTCAACACTAGTCAAG ATTGACAGTGCACAAAAGGATGGAATTCTTTTAGAAGCTGTTCAAATCCTTACAGATCTCAACCTGTCCATCAAAAAGGCTTACATATCCTCTGATGGAAGATGGTTCATGGATG TTTTTCATGTGACGGATCAAAACGGCAACAAACTCACTGATGAGAGCGTGATCAGTTACCTTGAGCAGTCTTTCAACACGAGCAACAACACTGTGAAACCCAACGAGTTGAATGGACTAACCGTGTTGGAATTAACAGGGACTGATAGACTAGGTTTACTTTCAGAGGTTTTCGCAGTTCTGTCTGATCTTCAATGTAATGTTGTTGAATCGAAAGTCTGGACACACAACGGAAGAATTGCGTCTTTGATTTATGTTAAAGATATTGATTCCGGTTGTCCAATTGAAGATTCATTGAAAATCAGTAAAATCGAAAGCCGATTAAGGAATGTTCTTAAAGGGGATAATGATATTAGAAGTGCTAAAACTACAGTTTCTTCTATTGCTGTTACTCATACTGAGAGAAGGCTTCACCAGATGATGTTTGCTGACCGTGATTACGAGAAGAAACCCGACGATGATTCGCCTATTGTTACAGTTCAGAATTGGGCTGAGAGGGGTTATTCTGTTGTGAATGTTATGTGTAAAGACAGACCTAAGTTATTTTTCGACGTCGTTTGTACGTTGACCGATATGCAGTATGTTGTCTTCCACGGCACAATTGATACAACAGGAAACCAAGCTCAACAGGAGTTTTATATCAGACATAGTGATGGAACCCCAATTAGTTCAGAAGCTGAAAGACAAAGAGTCATTCAGTGTTTAGTAGCTTCCGTTGAGAGAAGGGCATCTGAG GGTGTAAGGCTTGAGTTATGCACTGCAGATCGACAAGGGTTACTATCTGATGTTACACGGACTTTTCGCGAAAATGGATTAAATGTTGCAAGAGCAGAAATCTCAACCAAAGATGACATGGCTCATAACATATTTTACGTGACAGATACAGCCGGCTATCAAGTTTCTTCCAGAACAATCGAAGAAGTTCGCGAAAGAATAGGACTAGATGATCTAATTGTCAAAGATCCACCATGTTCTATTCCAAAAGTTTCATGGGATGATTCTCCGGCCGGCGGAGTTGGCGGTGCAGTACTAGTATCATTGGGAAGTTTAGTTAGAAGGCATCTATACAGtttgagttctattattcatagAGCTTAA